The Apium graveolens cultivar Ventura chromosome 11, ASM990537v1, whole genome shotgun sequence genome has a window encoding:
- the LOC141697883 gene encoding formin-like protein 5 encodes MRFSNKVSSGTSDGSSNSSEMNITVIAAYFVAAIAFIALFFLCCLLGRRNKVHHKLGVKDERPLLNLGSSDISPGPVKDFSTSSNVNSFSFKPSNSLAEDKQSEDIEVTTGEPQEKLPLPPGHPQAILPLPPGRVSITPPKPVPLVTEALKPPPQVLGSVTPATEATTKVPGSPPRPPSAGNPAAPPPPPNIGRPHPPNPPKLGILPKHGPHGKSRKGASETDNQKAKLKPFFWDKVLANPEQSMVWNQIKTGSFQFDEEMMEDLFGYSNNKDKNDEIITKRNQAAFEAPQFIQILDPKKSHNLSILLKAINVTTEEICDAIQEGNELPAELIETLLKMAPTSQEELRLRLYDDDISKLGPADRFIKTLIEIPFAYMRLEALLFMCTLQNETPSVKDSFTVLEVACKELKNSRLFLKLLEAVLKTGNRMNDGTFRGGAQAFKLDTLLKLSDVKGADGKTTLLHFVILEIIRTEGLRAARRLKDSSSMNSSNTEDIHENSVQETPENLCNLGLDVVSNLSTELANVKRAAVVDRDMLTSTVTKLGFSLKHSKEFLYNEMSSEEAECEFRSTLASFIEQAEYDIVWMLEEEKRITALVKSTAEYFHGTPGRDEAMHLFIIVRDFLVMVDKVCQEVKKSGVDSVKIFLKDAPSASTS; translated from the exons ATGCGCTTTTCTAATAAAGTTTCATCTGGAACATCAGACGGTAGTAGCAACAGCAGTGAGATGAATATTACAGTCATTGCTGCATATTTTGTGGCAGCAATTGCGTTCATTGCTCTCTTCTTTTTATGCTGTCTTCTGGGTAGGAGAAATAAAGTTCATCACAAACTTGGAGTAAAAGATGAAAGACCTCTATTAAACTTAGGGTCAAGTGATATTTCCCCTG GTCCTGTCAAAGATTTCAGTACCTCGTCAAATGTCAATAGTTTTTCATTCAAACCGAGTAACTCACTTGCCGAAGATAAACAATCAGAAGATATAGAAGTTACTACTGGAGAACCTCAAGAAAAATTGCCACTCCCACCTGGGCATCCTCAAGCTATATTGCCACTTCCACCTGGACGAGTGTCCATTACACCCCCAAAACCTGTTCCACTAGTCACTGAAGCCCTGAAACCTCCTCCTCAAGTCCTAGGCTCTGTTACTCCAGCTACAGAAGCTACTACTAAAGTCCCTGGTTCTCCTCCTCGTCCTCCTTCTGCAGGTAATCCTGCGGCACCTCCGCCACCCCCAAATATTGGCCGCCCTCATCCACCTAATCCACCAAAATTAGGTATTTTACCTAAACATGGACCACATGGTAAAAGTCGCAAGGGAGCCAGTGAAACCGACAATCAAAAAGCAAAGTTAAAGCCATTCTTCTGGGACAAAGTTCTTGCTAACCCTGAGCAGTCCATGGTGTGGAATCAGATAAAGACAGGCTCCTTTCA GTTCGATGAGGAGATGATGGAAGACCTTTTTGGTTATAGTAACAATAAGGACAAGAATGATGAAATTATAACCAAGAGAAACCAGGCAGCATTTGAAGCTCCCCAATTCATTCAAATTCTTGATCCTAAAAAATCCCATAATTTATCAATTCTTTTAAAAGCAATAAATGTGACAACTGAAGAAATCTGTGATGCTATCCAAGAAG GGAACGAGCTTCCTGCCGAACTCATTGAGACTTTGTTAAAGATGGCACCAACATCACAAGAAGAGCTAAGGCTTAGGTTATACGATGACGACATTTCTAAACTTGGACCTGCTGATCGGTTCATCAAAACCCTGATTGAAATCCCCTTTGCCTACATGCGTCTAGAGGCTTTATTATTTATGTGTACCCTGCAGAATGAAACACCTTCCGTAAAAGATAGTTTTACAGTGTTGGAG GTAGCATGCAAAGAGCTTAAGAACAGCAGACTTTTTCTAAAACTCCTAGAAGCGGTTCTTAAAACTGGAAATCGTATGAATGATGGTACATTTCGTGGTGGCGCACAGGCATTCAAGCTTGATACACTATTAAAGTTGTCAGATGTTAAAGGAGCCGATGGCAAGACCACACTCCTTCACTTTGTTATTCTGGAAATTATTAGAACTGAAGGCCTACGTGCTGCACGTAGATTAAAAGATAGTAGTAGCATGAATAGCTCAAATACAGAAGATATACATGAGAATTCTGTTCAAGAAACCCCTGAAAACCTTTGTAATCTTGGTCTTGATGTAGTCTCTAATTTAAGCACTGAGCTTGCTAATGTTAAAAGGGCTGCAGTTGTTGATCGTGATATGCTAACGAGCACCGTTACCAAGCTTGGTTTCTCCCTAAAACATTCTAAAGAATTTCTTTACAATGAGATGAGTAGTGAGGAAGCAGAATGCGAATTCCGTTCTACACTTGCTAGTTTTATTGAACAGGCAGAATATGATATTGTGTGGATGCTTGAAGAAGAAAAGAGGATAACTGCTCTGGTCAAGAGCACCGCTGAGTACTTCCACGGGACTCCAGGAAGAGATGAGGCAATGCATTTATTTATTATTGTTCGTGATTTTTTGGTAATGGTAGATAAGGTATGTCAAGAGGTAAAAAAATCAGGAGTAGATTCAGTAAAGATTTTTCTAAAAGACGCTCCCAGTGCATCAACTTCTTGA
- the LOC141698142 gene encoding protein VASCULATURE COMPLEXITY AND CONNECTIVITY-like yields the protein MAKIVGIFVCLFIIALDITAGILGIQAEAAQNQEKHLRLWIFECKQPSHEAFQLGLAAAILLSVAHVIANLLGGCSVGTRDELEKASPTRQLSVACLIFTWIILAVGLAMLVIGTSSNRKSRASCGFTEHHFLSIGGILCIVHGMFSVAYYATASTAFTD from the exons ATGGCAAAGATTGTTGGTATTTTTGTTTGTCTTTTCATCATTGCATTAGATATCACTGCTGGGATTCTTGGCATACAAGCTGAAGCTGCTCAAAACCAG GAGAAGCATTTAAGGCTATGGATATTTGAGTGTAAGCAACCAAGTCATGAAGCCTTCCAACTGGGCTTGGCTGCAGCAATACTTTTAAGTGTAGCTCATGTTATCGCAAACTTACTTGGTGGCTGCAGCGTTGGTACTCGAGATGAATTGGAAAAGGCTTCTCCTACTAGACAATTATCAGTAGCATGCCTCATTTTCACTTG GATAATACTGGCTGTAGGATTAGCAATGCTGGTAATTGGGACCTCATCAAACAGAAAATCAAGAGCTTCGTGTGGCTTCACAGAACACCATTTTCTGTCAATCGGAGGGATTCTTTGCATAGTTCATGGAATGTTTTCTGTAGCTTATTACGCGACAGCCTCCACTGCTTTCACTGATTAA